The Bradyrhizobium sp. WBAH42 genome includes a window with the following:
- a CDS encoding DMT family transporter has translation MHSSASGWGNGLLGVIIFSGSLPATRVAVGGFSALFLTSARAVIAALIGAAVLGLLRQTWPQRQDLASLTIVAIGVVIGFPLLTALALQHITSARSIVFIGLLPLATAIFGVLRGGERPRPPFWLFACLGSATVAGFALAGDGAASLTGDLLMVAAIVLCGLGYAEGAALSRRLGGWQVISWALLLALPLMLALAVLTWPPAWSGISGPAWVGLAYVSVFSMFVGFIFWYRGLAIGGIARVGQLQQLQPFFGLALAALLLHEPVAGSMIAATAIVVACVFFARRFA, from the coding sequence ATGCACTCTTCCGCCAGCGGCTGGGGCAACGGGCTCCTCGGCGTCATCATCTTCAGCGGCTCGCTGCCGGCGACGCGCGTGGCCGTCGGCGGCTTCTCGGCGCTGTTCCTGACCTCGGCGCGCGCCGTCATCGCGGCGCTGATCGGTGCGGCGGTGCTCGGCCTGCTCCGCCAGACTTGGCCGCAGCGGCAGGATCTCGCCTCGCTCACCATCGTCGCGATCGGCGTCGTGATCGGCTTTCCCCTGCTGACGGCGCTCGCGCTCCAGCACATCACGTCCGCGCGTTCCATCGTCTTCATCGGCCTGTTGCCGCTGGCGACCGCGATCTTCGGCGTGCTGCGCGGCGGCGAGCGGCCGCGGCCGCCGTTCTGGCTGTTCGCTTGTCTCGGCAGCGCCACGGTGGCCGGCTTCGCCCTCGCCGGCGACGGCGCGGCCTCGCTCACCGGCGATCTCCTGATGGTCGCCGCGATCGTGCTGTGCGGCCTCGGCTATGCCGAAGGCGCCGCGCTGTCGCGCCGCCTCGGCGGCTGGCAGGTGATCTCCTGGGCGCTGCTGCTCGCGCTGCCGCTGATGCTGGCGCTCGCAGTTCTGACGTGGCCGCCCGCCTGGAGCGGCATCAGTGGGCCCGCCTGGGTCGGGCTCGCTTATGTCTCCGTCTTCAGCATGTTCGTCGGCTTCATCTTCTGGTACCGCGGGCTCGCCATCGGCGGCATTGCCCGCGTCGGCCAGCTGCAGCAGCTACAGCCGTTCTTCGGTCTCGCGCTCGCAGCTCTTCTGCTGCACGAGCCGGTCGCAGGAAGCATGATCGCCGCGACCGCGATCGTGGTCGCCTGCGTCTTCTTCGCGCGACGGTTTGCGTGA
- a CDS encoding FAD-dependent oxidoreductase: MRAQVLVVGAGPVGLTAAMDLASRGIDVVVAEIRHAGDPPSVKCNHVSARSMEIFRRLGIAAKLRDAGLPADFPNDCSYRTTATGIELCRIDIPSRARRYSATGPDTWWPTPEPPHRINQVYLEPILFSHAAAQPRIKILPRTEITDIEQHDDHVVALARDLDSGHALRIEASFVIGCDGSRSLVRKAIGASLSGTPVIQRVQSTFIEAPQLKELMGAHKPAWMVLALNPRRSGTVVAIDGHDRWLIHNHLKPDEPEFDSVDRDWAIRAILGVDERFEYRVLSKEDWVGRRLVADRFRDRRVFICGDAAHLWMPYAGYGMNAGIADAVDLCWQLAAHLNGWAPAAILDAYEAERQPITEQVSRFAMDHAMKMMAQRGGVPSEIEDDTPRGHAARAALARAAYDLNVQQYCCAGLNFGYYYDASPIIAYDGETPPPYAMGSFTPSTVPGARAPHLCLRDGRSLYDAFGPGYTLLRFDPAIDVTRLQDAAKERGVPLALVDVAPEEANGAYAEKLVLARPDQHIAWRGQSAPENPLGLLARITGAAA, encoded by the coding sequence ATGAGAGCGCAAGTGCTGGTGGTGGGCGCCGGGCCCGTCGGATTGACTGCGGCGATGGATCTCGCCTCGCGCGGGATCGACGTCGTCGTCGCGGAAATCCGCCACGCCGGCGATCCGCCCAGCGTCAAGTGCAATCACGTGTCGGCGCGCTCGATGGAGATTTTTCGACGGCTCGGAATTGCCGCCAAGCTGCGCGATGCGGGACTTCCTGCGGACTTTCCCAACGATTGCTCCTATCGGACCACGGCGACCGGGATCGAGCTTTGCCGCATCGACATTCCCTCCCGCGCGCGCCGCTATAGCGCGACGGGCCCCGACACCTGGTGGCCGACGCCCGAGCCGCCGCACCGGATCAACCAGGTCTATCTCGAGCCGATCCTGTTCAGCCATGCCGCCGCGCAGCCGCGCATCAAGATCCTGCCGCGCACCGAAATCACCGACATCGAGCAGCACGATGACCACGTCGTCGCGCTGGCGCGCGATCTCGACAGCGGACATGCGCTCCGCATCGAAGCCAGCTTCGTGATCGGCTGCGACGGCAGCCGATCCCTCGTTCGGAAAGCGATCGGTGCCAGCCTGTCCGGCACGCCGGTGATCCAGCGCGTGCAGTCGACCTTCATCGAGGCCCCGCAACTGAAGGAGTTGATGGGCGCACACAAGCCGGCCTGGATGGTGCTCGCGCTCAACCCGCGCCGCTCCGGCACCGTTGTTGCGATCGACGGTCACGACCGCTGGCTGATCCACAACCACCTGAAGCCCGACGAGCCCGAGTTCGATTCGGTCGATCGCGACTGGGCCATCCGCGCCATCCTCGGCGTCGATGAGCGCTTCGAATACCGCGTGCTCAGCAAGGAGGATTGGGTCGGGCGTCGCCTCGTGGCCGATCGCTTCCGCGACCGCAGGGTCTTCATCTGCGGCGACGCCGCGCATCTGTGGATGCCCTATGCCGGCTACGGCATGAATGCGGGCATTGCGGATGCCGTCGATCTCTGCTGGCAATTGGCGGCGCATCTGAACGGCTGGGCGCCGGCTGCGATCCTCGATGCCTATGAGGCGGAGCGCCAGCCCATCACCGAGCAGGTGTCGCGCTTTGCGATGGACCATGCGATGAAGATGATGGCGCAGCGCGGCGGCGTACCTTCGGAGATCGAGGACGACACGCCGCGCGGCCATGCGGCGCGCGCCGCGCTGGCGAGAGCGGCCTATGATCTCAACGTGCAGCAATATTGCTGTGCCGGCCTCAACTTCGGCTATTATTACGATGCCTCGCCGATCATCGCCTATGACGGCGAGACGCCGCCGCCCTATGCGATGGGCAGCTTCACGCCCTCCACCGTGCCGGGCGCTCGCGCGCCGCATTTGTGCCTGCGTGACGGACGCTCGCTCTACGACGCCTTCGGCCCCGGCTACACATTGCTGCGGTTCGACCCGGCCATCGATGTGACGCGGCTACAAGACGCTGCAAAGGAGCGGGGCGTGCCGCTGGCGCTGGTCGACGTTGCGCCGGAGGAGGCGAACGGCGCCTATGCCGAGAAGCTCGTGCTGGCGCGGCCCGACCAGCACATCGCCTGGCGCGGGCAGTCCGCGCCGGAGAACCCGCTGGGCCTGCTGGCACGTATCACTGGCGCTGCGGCGTAA
- a CDS encoding LysR family transcriptional regulator gives MDRSEVTLERMRSFVRVAERGSLSAVARELGVGQSTVTRHIRELEQAVGVPLLTRTTRRVTMTAEGRNYYADCVHILRLVEQAGDEARSTRGAPAGTVRVSCTAAFGVLHVSRFIFAFQDIYPDVSVDLSLTDERIDLVREGVDVALRLGPLAESTMKLKSLGQSRRLLVAAPGYLAARGRPARPQDLAHHEGVRMSNIAGSDVLVLQGRRGGRNAIPFSGRLRLDHGLAAREALAAGRGIAPAHLWLVNDLLADGRLERVLPDYSPPPVPLNMLIVPERSGVARVRLLVDFLAEQIARLPGIEKPQSGRK, from the coding sequence ATGGATAGGTCGGAGGTTACGCTCGAGCGCATGCGCAGCTTCGTGCGCGTCGCCGAGCGCGGAAGCCTGTCCGCGGTCGCGCGCGAGCTCGGGGTCGGACAATCCACCGTGACGCGGCACATTCGAGAGCTGGAGCAGGCGGTCGGCGTGCCGCTGCTCACCAGGACCACGCGCAGGGTCACCATGACGGCGGAGGGCCGCAATTACTACGCCGACTGCGTGCATATCCTGCGTCTCGTCGAGCAGGCCGGCGACGAGGCGCGCTCGACGCGCGGCGCGCCGGCCGGAACTGTCCGGGTCTCCTGCACCGCGGCGTTCGGCGTGCTCCACGTCAGCCGTTTCATCTTCGCCTTTCAGGACATCTATCCGGACGTGTCGGTCGACCTCAGCCTGACCGACGAGCGGATCGACCTCGTCCGGGAGGGCGTCGATGTCGCACTCCGTTTGGGGCCGCTCGCCGAAAGCACGATGAAGCTGAAGTCGCTTGGCCAGTCGCGGCGGCTGCTCGTGGCCGCACCCGGCTATCTTGCCGCGCGTGGCCGGCCCGCGCGTCCGCAAGACCTCGCCCATCACGAGGGCGTTCGCATGTCCAACATCGCCGGCAGCGATGTCCTCGTGCTGCAGGGCCGCCGCGGTGGCCGCAATGCGATACCCTTCAGCGGGCGGCTGCGCCTGGATCACGGGCTGGCCGCGCGTGAGGCGCTCGCGGCGGGCCGCGGCATTGCGCCGGCGCATCTTTGGCTGGTCAACGACCTGCTCGCCGACGGCCGCCTCGAACGCGTGCTGCCGGACTATTCGCCGCCGCCCGTTCCGCTGAACATGCTGATCGTGCCGGAGCGGTCCGGCGTTGCGCGCGTGCGCCTCCTGGTCGATTTCCTCGCCGAGCAGATCGCGCGATTGCCCGGGATCGAAAAGCCTCAATCCGGCAGGAAGTAA
- a CDS encoding LysR family transcriptional regulator — translation MNVTLRQLEAFTGVYRTRSITRAARELGITQSAASLLIQQLETQLGVKLFDRSTRLVQPTLAADEAFHAAERMLSDAQGLSRRMRDLAQARAGRVAFLASAGTASALLPMVLAKFRASHPGIEIDMRDVAADDLVPRLTTTDAEFAIGSVEGEFADLTIETLTSGRLSAIGRRTADFAARRSLTWDELAQLPTIAMRRETRIRMQIDQALSAQGKRLDPTYEVTLINTALAMTAQGLGLAILPATMLPADQFPTLIARPLVRPALTRPVSLLQRQGRTLSPAAQAFVATARAVLAGRTAPASG, via the coding sequence ATGAATGTCACCTTGCGCCAATTGGAGGCCTTCACCGGCGTGTACCGGACGCGCAGCATCACGCGGGCCGCCCGCGAGCTCGGCATTACGCAATCGGCGGCGAGCCTGTTGATCCAGCAGCTCGAGACCCAGCTCGGCGTCAAGCTGTTCGACCGCTCCACGCGTTTGGTGCAGCCGACGCTGGCTGCCGACGAGGCGTTCCACGCCGCCGAACGTATGCTGAGCGATGCGCAAGGCCTGTCGCGCCGCATGCGCGACCTCGCGCAGGCCCGCGCCGGCCGCGTCGCGTTTCTCGCCTCGGCCGGCACCGCATCGGCGCTGCTGCCCATGGTGCTGGCGAAATTCCGCGCCAGCCATCCCGGCATCGAGATCGACATGCGGGATGTTGCCGCCGACGATCTCGTGCCACGGCTGACCACGACCGATGCCGAGTTCGCGATCGGCAGCGTGGAAGGCGAATTCGCGGACTTGACGATCGAGACGCTGACAAGCGGCCGCCTGAGCGCGATCGGCCGCCGCACCGCGGACTTCGCCGCACGTCGCTCCCTCACCTGGGACGAGCTGGCGCAACTGCCGACCATCGCGATGCGCCGGGAGACGCGGATCCGCATGCAGATCGATCAGGCCCTGAGCGCGCAGGGCAAGCGTCTCGATCCGACCTATGAAGTGACCTTGATCAACACCGCCCTCGCCATGACGGCGCAGGGTCTCGGTCTCGCGATCCTTCCCGCGACGATGCTGCCGGCCGACCAGTTCCCGACACTGATCGCAAGACCGCTCGTGCGCCCCGCCCTCACGCGCCCCGTGTCGCTGCTGCAGCGCCAGGGCCGAACGCTGTCGCCGGCGGCGCAGGCCTTCGTGGCGACGGCGCGGGCGGTGCTGGCCGGCCGAACGGCACCGGCATCAGGCTGA
- a CDS encoding FAD-dependent oxidoreductase, translated as MRKCEVAVLGLGLMGGAALGALLDAGVDALGFDPVAAGSDRGSSHGSCRIFRRFNFENPNYTSLSDEAHAGWIRLQSESGQTILTETPVLEAGRPGSAMVASSRAAAIAKGRPDPMLTAGEANKEFPAFSLPGDWDVVVQDGGAILHTEVVMTLMRARARDRVIPERASFTPHHDGVSIRTATEEFFAERAILALGPWLGRALPQLAALLNVTRQAVGWFAPASPDTVALGRFPIFILDRGPDDMVYGFPDFEQRGVKAAPHNHGPVVGPDDWGPHASDAELRPIGEALAALVLGAAGPIIDRDVCLYTNTVPADRLLDAGEEFIIDRWPDSRLIVCSACSGHGAKFAPAIGQRLARLATDPSYQAEPFFQLSRYSRFA; from the coding sequence ATGCGAAAATGCGAAGTCGCCGTGCTGGGTCTGGGGCTCATGGGCGGAGCAGCGCTGGGCGCATTGCTGGATGCCGGCGTCGATGCGCTCGGCTTCGACCCTGTCGCAGCAGGTTCGGATCGAGGCTCGTCACATGGTTCATGTCGCATTTTCCGTCGCTTCAATTTCGAAAACCCCAACTACACCAGCCTGAGCGACGAGGCGCACGCCGGCTGGATCCGGCTGCAGAGCGAAAGCGGTCAAACAATTCTGACGGAAACCCCTGTTTTGGAGGCCGGCCGCCCCGGCTCCGCCATGGTGGCGTCCTCGCGCGCGGCCGCGATCGCGAAAGGGCGCCCGGATCCGATGTTGACCGCAGGCGAAGCGAACAAGGAATTTCCGGCTTTCAGCCTGCCCGGCGACTGGGACGTCGTCGTGCAGGACGGCGGCGCGATCCTGCACACTGAGGTCGTCATGACACTGATGCGCGCACGCGCTCGCGACCGTGTGATTCCGGAACGCGCGAGCTTCACGCCGCACCACGACGGCGTGTCGATCCGCACGGCGACCGAAGAGTTCTTCGCCGAGCGCGCTATACTGGCGCTGGGCCCATGGCTCGGTCGCGCGCTCCCGCAACTCGCCGCGCTGCTGAACGTGACCCGACAGGCGGTCGGCTGGTTCGCGCCTGCTAGCCCCGACACTGTGGCGCTCGGTCGTTTCCCGATCTTCATTCTGGACCGAGGTCCTGATGACATGGTCTACGGCTTTCCGGACTTCGAACAGCGCGGCGTTAAAGCTGCGCCTCACAACCACGGGCCCGTGGTCGGCCCCGACGACTGGGGTCCGCACGCCAGCGATGCCGAACTCCGCCCGATCGGCGAAGCGTTGGCCGCGCTCGTCCTGGGCGCGGCCGGGCCCATCATCGATCGCGACGTCTGCCTCTACACCAACACCGTGCCCGCCGACCGCCTGCTAGACGCGGGCGAGGAATTCATCATCGATCGCTGGCCGGATTCCCGCCTGATCGTCTGCTCCGCGTGTTCAGGCCATGGTGCGAAGTTCGCGCCCGCCATCGGGCAAAGGCTTGCTCGCCTTGCCACCGATCCGTCCTACCAGGCAGAACCCTTCTTTCAGCTGTCCCGATATTCTCGATTTGCCTGA
- a CDS encoding aldo/keto reductase has protein sequence MTSLDQYRLLGRSGLRISPLALGTMTFGTEWGWGADPSEARRIFDLYVDRGGNFIDTAVNYTNGASERLVGQFAREKRDRLVLATKFTMARDPGNPNSGGNHRLNMVRSVEQSLRQLDTDRIDLLYLHAWDATTQPDEVMRGLDDLVRTGKILYVGICNTPAWRISQLQTMADLRGWSPFVALQIEYNLVERTVEHELIPLAAALGLGVLPWSPLGGGVLTGKYTRADLRDSQERAVGTTRASIIASSGLLNERSLAAAETVRTIASELGATSSQVAIAWTLANPAVTAPVIGARTLEQAEDNFGAVGITLSAEQMARLDQATAPDPIFPGRFLRRPMVEQLIFGGASVARRG, from the coding sequence ATGACGTCGCTCGATCAATACCGCCTGCTTGGCCGCTCCGGCCTGCGCATATCTCCCCTTGCCCTGGGCACGATGACCTTCGGGACGGAGTGGGGATGGGGCGCCGACCCCAGTGAGGCACGGCGGATCTTCGATCTGTACGTCGACCGCGGCGGCAATTTCATCGACACCGCGGTGAACTACACCAATGGCGCTTCCGAGCGCTTGGTCGGCCAGTTCGCACGGGAGAAGCGCGATCGCCTCGTGCTCGCGACCAAGTTCACCATGGCCCGCGATCCCGGCAACCCCAATTCCGGCGGCAACCACCGGCTCAACATGGTTCGTTCCGTGGAGCAGAGCCTGCGGCAACTCGATACGGACCGCATCGACCTGCTTTACCTCCACGCTTGGGATGCGACGACGCAGCCGGATGAGGTGATGCGCGGCCTGGACGATCTCGTGCGCACCGGAAAGATTTTGTACGTCGGCATCTGCAACACGCCGGCTTGGCGCATTTCACAGCTGCAGACGATGGCAGATCTGCGCGGTTGGTCGCCCTTCGTTGCCCTCCAGATCGAATACAATCTGGTCGAGCGCACCGTCGAACACGAGCTCATCCCGCTGGCAGCAGCCCTCGGCCTGGGCGTGCTGCCCTGGTCGCCCCTCGGCGGCGGCGTGCTCACCGGCAAGTACACCCGCGCCGATCTAAGGGATTCTCAGGAACGGGCGGTCGGAACCACACGCGCCTCGATCATCGCGTCATCCGGCCTTCTCAACGAGCGATCGCTCGCCGCGGCCGAAACGGTGCGAACCATCGCCTCGGAGCTCGGCGCAACGTCCTCGCAGGTAGCCATCGCATGGACGCTGGCCAATCCGGCGGTCACCGCGCCGGTGATCGGCGCCCGCACCCTGGAGCAGGCGGAAGACAATTTCGGCGCGGTCGGGATAACGTTGTCTGCCGAACAGATGGCGCGCCTCGACCAGGCGACTGCGCCAGATCCCATTTTTCCAGGCCGCTTCTTGCGCCGCCCCATGGTGGAGCAACTCATCTTTGGCGGCGCCAGCGTCGCGCGGCGCGGCTAG
- a CDS encoding tripartite tricarboxylate transporter substrate binding protein, producing the protein MEEESVFHVARRRILAALTAATFAVLPPAAARAAYPEQLIKIIVTFPPGGSADTVIRALEPLVTAELKQSLVIENRAGAGGNIGMAAVAQARPDGYTLGVAPAGALTVNPHLNAAMPFALKDLAPITLLAEIPFVLVASANIPARNTAETIALAKARPGALSIGHGGNSTAMHLTAALFTHKTGIAMELVPYRGTAPAAVDVLAGHVPFAVLDIPASRQLILDGKLNAIGVSSARRLSSLPDVPTLAESGIAGFESVGWFGLVAPAGTPADVMGRLNDAFTKALKDPSVAEKIRTLGAEPAPTSPEQFGRFIESESTKWGKLISEAGIKAN; encoded by the coding sequence ATGGAGGAGGAGAGCGTGTTTCACGTTGCAAGGCGCCGCATCCTGGCCGCGCTGACGGCCGCGACTTTCGCGGTGTTGCCGCCGGCGGCGGCCCGAGCCGCCTATCCCGAGCAATTGATCAAGATCATCGTGACCTTCCCGCCCGGCGGCAGCGCCGACACCGTCATCCGCGCGCTCGAGCCGCTGGTCACAGCCGAGCTCAAGCAGAGCCTGGTGATCGAGAACCGCGCCGGCGCCGGCGGCAACATCGGCATGGCCGCGGTCGCGCAGGCGAGGCCGGACGGCTACACGCTCGGCGTGGCGCCGGCAGGCGCGCTGACGGTGAATCCACACCTCAACGCCGCGATGCCGTTCGCGCTGAAGGATCTCGCGCCCATCACCCTGCTCGCGGAAATTCCCTTTGTGCTGGTCGCATCCGCGAATATCCCGGCGCGTAACACCGCGGAGACGATCGCGCTCGCCAAGGCGAGGCCAGGTGCGCTGTCGATCGGGCATGGCGGCAACTCGACGGCGATGCATTTGACCGCCGCGCTGTTCACGCACAAGACCGGAATCGCGATGGAGCTGGTCCCGTATCGCGGGACGGCGCCGGCGGCGGTCGATGTTCTCGCAGGGCATGTCCCCTTCGCGGTGCTGGATATTCCGGCATCGCGGCAGTTGATCCTCGATGGCAAGCTCAACGCGATCGGCGTTTCCTCCGCCCGCCGCCTTTCATCCTTGCCCGATGTGCCGACGCTGGCCGAGAGCGGCATTGCGGGTTTCGAATCCGTCGGCTGGTTCGGGCTCGTTGCGCCCGCCGGCACGCCTGCGGATGTCATGGGACGGCTGAACGACGCCTTCACCAAGGCGCTGAAGGATCCTTCCGTGGCGGAGAAGATCCGGACCCTCGGCGCGGAGCCTGCGCCGACCTCGCCGGAGCAGTTCGGCCGCTTCATTGAGAGCGAGAGCACGAAATGGGGCAAGCTGATCAGCGAGGCCGGCATCAAGGCAAACTAG
- a CDS encoding LysR family transcriptional regulator, translated as MTTDLNLVAVFIAVAEAKSFRGAAERLGVTRSAVSQAVRRMEDQLGVALVQRTTRSVSLTEAGVRLHQRVAPALAEVEQAINGARDRDAQPTGQLRLAVSSIAERFIRGPLLAEFTHANPGVRVDVTVTDDEFDIVAEGFDAGVRLGEVIEQDMIAVPVSGDQRQLVVAAPAYLERFGAPSHPRELAQHCCIGWRPAPHVAPYRWEFAEGGREFDVAVEPRITTNDMWVMVRTACAGGGLTFGMEETFRSYIERGELVPVLEEYCPFFPGFFLYFPDRRNLPPKLRALIDHVRYRPSGKR; from the coding sequence ATGACCACCGACCTGAACCTCGTCGCCGTTTTCATCGCGGTCGCGGAAGCCAAGAGCTTCCGTGGCGCCGCCGAGCGGCTCGGCGTGACACGATCCGCCGTGAGCCAAGCTGTCCGACGCATGGAAGACCAGTTGGGCGTGGCTCTCGTCCAGCGCACGACGCGCAGCGTCAGTCTCACCGAAGCCGGCGTGCGCTTGCATCAGCGCGTGGCGCCGGCGCTCGCCGAAGTCGAACAGGCGATCAATGGCGCCCGCGACCGTGACGCGCAGCCGACGGGGCAGCTGCGTCTCGCCGTCTCATCGATCGCCGAGCGTTTCATTCGCGGTCCATTGCTGGCCGAATTCACGCACGCCAATCCCGGCGTGCGGGTTGACGTGACCGTGACCGATGACGAATTCGACATCGTGGCCGAGGGCTTTGATGCAGGCGTCCGGCTCGGCGAAGTGATCGAGCAGGACATGATCGCCGTGCCGGTCTCGGGCGATCAGCGCCAGCTGGTCGTGGCCGCTCCGGCCTATCTGGAACGGTTCGGCGCCCCCTCTCATCCGCGCGAGCTTGCGCAGCATTGCTGCATCGGGTGGCGGCCGGCGCCGCACGTCGCTCCCTACCGCTGGGAATTTGCGGAAGGAGGGCGCGAGTTCGACGTCGCGGTGGAGCCGAGGATCACGACCAACGACATGTGGGTCATGGTGCGGACCGCCTGCGCGGGAGGCGGCCTGACATTCGGCATGGAGGAAACGTTTCGATCCTATATCGAACGAGGAGAATTGGTGCCCGTGCTGGAGGAATATTGCCCGTTCTTCCCCGGCTTCTTCCTCTACTTTCCGGATCGGCGGAATCTTCCGCCGAAGCTGCGCGCGCTGATCGATCACGTGCGTTATCGGCCGAGCGGAAAGCGCTAG
- a CDS encoding nuclear transport factor 2 family protein — MAVMVNRVLAWCVYAVIFTASSLTTAAPCGQASSVQGDNKRVVADAFDRWAAGGTRFFNDLLHENVVWRIKGSGPSAGEFRGREVFLDRAVRPFASRLSTPVRPTAVRIFADGDHVIAHWEGSGVARDGRPYANSYAWIMLMQDGKAAEVTAYLDLAPYDDVLRRIPSSAQ; from the coding sequence ATGGCAGTCATGGTCAATCGCGTACTTGCGTGGTGCGTCTATGCGGTCATCTTCACTGCATCCAGCCTGACAACGGCCGCGCCTTGCGGACAGGCCAGTTCGGTGCAGGGTGACAACAAGCGGGTCGTCGCCGATGCATTCGATCGATGGGCGGCGGGAGGAACCAGATTCTTCAATGACCTGCTGCACGAAAACGTGGTGTGGCGCATCAAGGGATCCGGTCCAAGCGCCGGCGAGTTCAGAGGGCGCGAGGTGTTCCTCGATCGCGCGGTTCGCCCGTTCGCCAGCCGATTGTCGACACCGGTGCGTCCTACTGCCGTGAGGATCTTCGCCGATGGTGATCACGTCATCGCGCATTGGGAAGGCAGCGGCGTGGCCCGTGACGGCAGGCCTTACGCGAACAGTTATGCGTGGATCATGCTCATGCAGGATGGCAAGGCGGCCGAGGTCACGGCCTATCTCGACCTCGCACCCTATGACGACGTCCTGCGGCGTATTCCTTCGTCAGCGCAATAG
- a CDS encoding alpha/beta fold hydrolase — protein sequence MEHLTITANGADFHLVRAGKGKPLLLLHGWPEFWLTWEPVISRLSDRFTLIAPDLRGFGDSDKPDGPYGPDGHAADMLALMDRLGIDRFGVVGHDVGGAVMQPLARLAPKRFAGLFLFDFVYPGIGPRMAAPDRLNHIWYQSFHQMEMAPQLIGASRESCRLYIGHFLKGWAHRRGAFDEVLEAFTDNFLKDGNLAGGFAHYRASHEGRVAMMKGEAPRLPPIAVPTCVRWAEHDPLFPYAWTDRLGETFSDLDLKMFPGVGHFPHREDPDRAASEIAAFFQRVGWS from the coding sequence ATGGAGCACCTGACCATCACGGCCAATGGCGCCGATTTCCACCTGGTCCGCGCCGGAAAGGGCAAACCGCTGCTTTTGCTGCATGGCTGGCCGGAATTCTGGCTGACCTGGGAGCCGGTCATATCGCGGCTTTCGGACCGGTTCACGCTCATCGCGCCTGATCTGCGCGGGTTCGGCGACAGCGACAAGCCGGATGGCCCTTACGGGCCGGACGGGCACGCGGCCGACATGCTGGCGCTGATGGACAGGCTCGGCATCGACCGATTCGGCGTGGTCGGCCACGATGTCGGCGGCGCCGTCATGCAGCCCCTGGCCCGGCTGGCGCCGAAGCGATTCGCCGGGCTGTTCCTGTTCGATTTCGTCTATCCCGGGATCGGGCCGCGGATGGCCGCGCCTGATCGGCTCAACCACATCTGGTACCAGTCCTTTCACCAGATGGAGATGGCGCCACAGCTCATTGGTGCGAGCCGGGAGAGCTGCCGGCTCTATATCGGCCATTTCCTCAAGGGCTGGGCGCACCGGAGAGGCGCCTTCGACGAGGTGCTGGAAGCCTTCACCGACAATTTCCTGAAAGACGGCAACCTCGCCGGCGGCTTTGCGCATTACCGTGCCTCGCATGAAGGGCGGGTCGCGATGATGAAGGGCGAAGCGCCCAGGCTTCCGCCGATCGCGGTGCCGACCTGCGTGCGCTGGGCCGAGCACGATCCGCTGTTTCCTTATGCGTGGACCGACCGGCTGGGCGAGACGTTCAGCGATCTCGACCTTAAGATGTTTCCCGGCGTCGGCCACTTCCCGCATCGGGAAGATCCGGATCGCGCGGCAAGCGAGATTGCGGCGTTCTTTCAGCGGGTGGGGTGGAGTTGA